Proteins co-encoded in one bacterium genomic window:
- a CDS encoding HD family hydrolase: protein MNPDMDPGAVVDLLWKANRLKTVPRTGWAQKGVAAPETVAAHSHGVALVALLLLEMVDTPCDRSDVLAMAVLHDLPESVTGDMPRGASRLLPAGVKADAERDALSELVRGLACGDEWRTWQEQYMGNDTPEARLVKDADKLDLLLQSLFYERATGNRELDDYWDSVPDAALHFAASRDLAAALRARRPDGGAR, encoded by the coding sequence GTGAACCCCGACATGGATCCCGGCGCCGTCGTCGACCTGCTCTGGAAGGCGAACCGGCTGAAGACCGTGCCCCGCACCGGCTGGGCGCAGAAGGGCGTCGCCGCGCCCGAGACGGTGGCCGCCCACTCCCACGGCGTGGCCCTCGTGGCCCTGCTCCTGCTCGAGATGGTCGACACCCCCTGCGACCGCAGCGACGTGCTCGCCATGGCGGTGCTGCACGACCTGCCCGAAAGCGTCACCGGCGACATGCCCCGCGGCGCCTCGCGGCTGCTGCCGGCGGGCGTGAAGGCCGACGCCGAGCGCGACGCCCTGTCCGAACTGGTCCGTGGCCTCGCCTGCGGCGACGAGTGGCGCACCTGGCAGGAGCAGTACATGGGCAACGACACGCCCGAGGCCCGCCTGGTGAAGGACGCCGACAAGCTCGACCTGCTGCTGCAGTCGCTCTTCTACGAACGCGCCACCGGCAACCGCGAACTGGACGACTACTGGGACTCGGTGCCCGACGCGGCGCTTCACTTCGCGGCCAGCCGCGACCTGGCGGCGGCGCTGCGGGCGAGGCGACCGGACGGCGGCGCGCGATGA